GAGTGTGCCGCGGAGTAAGTATGCCCTGCTAGGATTTTTTCTTTTTCCCGACATCTTTCCGAAGAACAATATTGAGCATGTTCTCGGTCGCGACAATAGCGGCCTTCACCTGATCGCAGTCGACGCCGCGCGTGACGACACCGCCATCCCAGACGATGGTGGTCTCAACGAGGGCATCGGTCTTCCCGCCGGGCGGTATATGCACTTCGTAATCGAGGAGCCGCGGTATCTCGATGCCGAAATTCGATACGATGGGCAGAAGCGCCTTCATGAACGCATCGTATCCCCCGTCGCCCGCCGCGCTCGAATGATAGGTCTTGCCGTCATAATCGACCGCTATCGTCGCGGTCGGCGGCAGATGCTTCGCCGTCGATATGATGCAGTCGCTGATGCTGATGACCTGGTCCTTCGGCGTCTTAAGGACATAGGCGATGATGAACGGCAGATCATCGGGCGTGATCATCTGCTTCTGATCGCCGAGTTCAATGACGCGCGCGAGCACCTGATCGCGCTGCTCCGTCGTGAGCTCAATACCGAGCTTTTCGAGGTTCATATCGAGGCTAGCCTTGCCCGCCAGTTTCCCGAGCGCATAGGTGCGGCTTCGCTTGAAGCGCTCAGGCGATAGTTTCGTCACGTAGAGATTTCCCTTCTTATCGCCGTCGGCATGGATGCCCGCCGTCTGCGTGAATACCGCGGCGCCGCTTATCGGCTTGTTCGCCGCAACGCGCTTGCCGCTGAATATCTCGACCATTTTCGATAATGCGAAAAGCTCGCTCTCGTCAACACCGTGTTCCATATCGGCGATGTCCCTGAGCACCACGGCGACCTCGTCGAGCGGGGCATTGCCCGCGCGTTCGCCGAGCCCGTTCACGGTAACATGAACGCCGCGCGCGCCGGCCTGTACGGCGGCAAGGCAATTGGCGGTGGCGAGACCGTAATCGTTGTGTCCGTGGAAATCGAAATGCGCGTTCGGATATTTTTCAGCGAGCTCACGCACAAAACGCATGACCATATCGGGCGGAAGAAGTCCGAGCGTATCGGCAAGCATGATGCGTTTTATCGGCATTGCGACAAGCTCGCGTATGAACGTTCTCGCATAGTCCTGTTTTTCGAGCATACCGCCCGACCAATCCTCAGGGTATACATTGCATGCGATACCGTGCCGCGATGCGTATTCAACGGTCTTTGCGATATCCGCGATGTGCTGCGCGGGCGATTTCCGAAGCTGTCCCTCGAGATGACGATACGAACCCTTGGTGAGCAGGTTCATCACCGAG
This is a stretch of genomic DNA from Spirochaetota bacterium. It encodes these proteins:
- a CDS encoding alpha-isopropylmalate synthase regulatory domain-containing protein, yielding MNASDRTPKKARIEIMDTTLRDGEQTHGVSISVEEKLTVARTLLERVKVDRIEIASAGVSEGEKQAVSTISSWAKKAGFGSAVEVLGFCNVNKSADWIGEAGCSVMNLLTKGSYRHLEGQLRKSPAQHIADIAKTVEYASRHGIACNVYPEDWSGGMLEKQDYARTFIRELVAMPIKRIMLADTLGLLPPDMVMRFVRELAEKYPNAHFDFHGHNDYGLATANCLAAVQAGARGVHVTVNGLGERAGNAPLDEVAVVLRDIADMEHGVDESELFALSKMVEIFSGKRVAANKPISGAAVFTQTAGIHADGDKKGNLYVTKLSPERFKRSRTYALGKLAGKASLDMNLEKLGIELTTEQRDQVLARVIELGDQKQMITPDDLPFIIAYVLKTPKDQVISISDCIISTAKHLPPTATIAVDYDGKTYHSSAAGDGGYDAFMKALLPIVSNFGIEIPRLLDYEVHIPPGGKTDALVETTIVWDGGVVTRGVDCDQVKAAIVATENMLNIVLRKDVGKKKKS